A portion of the Hoylesella buccalis ATCC 35310 genome contains these proteins:
- a CDS encoding SusC/RagA family TonB-linked outer membrane protein → MKKFIFSVGNKNKLFKVTALTALTLCLPAMASAYNANANKVEMSHQEADHITGTVTDTNGEPVIGATIKIVGSGNGTVTDMNGKFTLSVARNAELQISSIGYVTKKVTVVSNNITVVLAEDRASLDEVVVLGYGAGQRKQDLSASVGVINNADKLSVRPVSSTEGMLQGQLAGVTITANGGDPTSAPNIVIRGQGSMNGDNVLWVVDGIPGAPIPSMNDIESIVVLKDAASAAIYGAQSGAGGCVLVTTKKAKEGKVSLSYDGLYGFRQATNLPKALTAEEQIKLANISYKAAGLDTPIGWDTKVNPYIATNRTDWMDEVFRNAFYQRHNVVINTGTSSARSRLSYAYDGDDGVLIGTFNKRHTIHYNGQFDINKWITITEDFTWRNSQMRGANTANPEGGVIMNALHMPSSASVYNPDGTYGGVSEPGNGYTDIHGDAINPVRILCASNAYNKTSDMWSTTSLQLHDIVPGLKFTSRFSFNIENNFYKEFTPMRPESGKPQLFNEMNESAYRYKKWMTENTLTYDNSFGKHNLGLLLSTTANKLVQRGVSVNARGFSDETPALQYLAYAGTTTPDDYLIGPDANVACIARASYSYDDRYFLTASWRRDYAGRLPKDNNYGDFPAFTGAWKISNESWFAKNKNLNLLKLRASWGRVGNLGSIGYGYKAAQLSSDVWSEGAQYGVTSNTLWGTLIYNGTALNPSLTWETSEQWDLGLDAAMFNNRLSLGFDYFNKRTYNLIQQQSVGWPSTIGLDAMLVNLGEVKNEGVEVQAAWNDQVNKDFSYYINGNFAWLKNRVTDTGTYDEKGNPGIWVGDVYGHNDFKNLTNLFQTTQGQALNSFHLIKTDGIFQSDEEAAAYVDKDGKRIQPNAKAGDLKFIDANKDGKIDDKDRQYCGSSMPKTTYALTAGFNWKGLSVSAMFQGVSGAQALFVGKHLTLSDTEGNFNRWNKILDAWSPENRGSDIPRISKNDPNGNFTTSSDWYLEDASYLRLKNLTIGYDFTDLIQKWGHLNDRKSSLYVYFSAENVFTITKYSGMDPEVGGFDTMKYPLSRVLSLGVKITY, encoded by the coding sequence ATGAAGAAGTTTATTTTTTCAGTAGGCAACAAAAACAAGCTGTTCAAAGTCACCGCTTTAACGGCATTGACACTGTGTTTGCCTGCAATGGCATCTGCATATAATGCAAATGCAAACAAGGTAGAGATGAGTCATCAGGAAGCTGACCACATTACAGGTACCGTAACCGATACTAATGGAGAACCCGTAATTGGGGCTACCATTAAAATTGTAGGTAGTGGCAATGGTACTGTCACAGACATGAATGGTAAATTTACACTCAGCGTTGCAAGAAATGCTGAACTGCAAATCTCATCTATTGGGTATGTTACTAAAAAAGTAACAGTAGTTAGCAACAACATAACTGTTGTTTTGGCAGAGGATCGTGCCTCCCTTGATGAGGTGGTTGTATTAGGCTACGGTGCTGGTCAACGCAAACAAGACCTTTCTGCCTCTGTAGGCGTGATTAATAATGCGGATAAACTATCCGTTCGTCCAGTCAGCTCTACGGAAGGTATGCTGCAAGGTCAGTTGGCAGGTGTTACTATTACAGCCAATGGAGGTGACCCTACTTCTGCACCAAACATTGTTATTCGCGGACAAGGCTCCATGAATGGCGACAATGTGCTGTGGGTTGTAGACGGCATCCCAGGCGCTCCTATCCCTTCTATGAATGACATAGAGTCAATTGTCGTACTGAAAGATGCTGCATCAGCAGCCATCTATGGTGCACAATCGGGAGCTGGAGGCTGTGTGTTGGTAACAACCAAGAAAGCCAAAGAAGGAAAAGTGAGCTTGAGCTATGACGGCTTATATGGTTTCAGACAAGCTACCAACCTGCCCAAAGCACTCACTGCAGAAGAGCAAATCAAGCTGGCTAATATCTCGTATAAGGCAGCAGGACTGGATACTCCTATTGGATGGGATACAAAAGTGAATCCTTATATCGCCACCAATCGTACCGACTGGATGGACGAGGTATTTAGAAATGCTTTCTACCAAAGACACAACGTGGTGATCAACACAGGTACCTCCTCGGCAAGAAGTCGGTTGAGTTATGCCTATGACGGCGACGACGGTGTGTTGATTGGCACATTCAACAAAAGACACACCATACATTATAACGGTCAGTTCGACATTAACAAATGGATAACCATTACCGAGGATTTCACTTGGCGCAACTCGCAAATGCGCGGAGCCAACACTGCAAACCCTGAAGGTGGTGTCATTATGAACGCATTACACATGCCTTCGAGTGCCAGTGTTTACAATCCAGACGGAACCTATGGTGGCGTTTCAGAGCCTGGTAACGGTTACACCGACATTCATGGTGATGCTATCAACCCTGTGCGCATACTATGTGCCAGCAATGCTTATAACAAAACGAGTGATATGTGGTCAACCACCTCACTACAGCTTCATGACATTGTTCCAGGATTGAAGTTTACCAGCAGATTTTCTTTCAACATTGAAAACAACTTCTATAAGGAGTTCACCCCCATGCGTCCTGAATCTGGTAAGCCACAACTCTTTAACGAGATGAACGAATCGGCTTACAGATATAAAAAATGGATGACAGAAAACACACTGACTTACGATAATTCCTTTGGGAAACACAACCTGGGGCTCTTGTTATCTACAACAGCCAACAAGTTGGTACAACGAGGTGTTAGCGTGAATGCACGTGGTTTCTCGGACGAAACTCCTGCTCTTCAATATTTGGCATACGCTGGAACTACCACACCAGACGACTATCTTATTGGTCCTGATGCAAACGTAGCTTGCATTGCACGTGCTTCTTATTCGTACGACGATCGTTATTTCCTAACGGCATCATGGCGTAGAGACTACGCAGGTCGTCTGCCTAAGGATAATAACTATGGCGACTTCCCCGCTTTCACAGGTGCATGGAAAATCTCAAATGAAAGCTGGTTCGCTAAAAATAAAAATCTAAACTTACTGAAACTTCGTGCTTCTTGGGGACGCGTTGGTAATCTTGGCTCCATTGGTTATGGTTACAAAGCTGCCCAACTGTCATCAGACGTATGGTCAGAAGGTGCACAGTACGGCGTTACAAGTAACACCTTATGGGGAACCCTCATATATAATGGTACAGCATTGAATCCATCGTTGACTTGGGAAACATCCGAGCAGTGGGATTTAGGTTTGGATGCAGCCATGTTCAACAACAGGTTGTCTTTAGGATTTGACTATTTCAACAAGCGCACCTACAATCTTATACAGCAACAATCTGTAGGTTGGCCCTCAACAATAGGTCTTGATGCCATGCTTGTTAACTTAGGAGAAGTTAAGAACGAAGGTGTGGAAGTGCAAGCCGCATGGAACGATCAAGTGAATAAAGACTTCTCTTATTATATCAATGGTAACTTTGCGTGGCTGAAAAACCGTGTTACCGACACTGGAACCTATGATGAGAAAGGTAATCCTGGCATCTGGGTAGGTGACGTTTATGGACATAATGATTTCAAAAACCTCACAAATCTTTTCCAGACAACGCAAGGACAAGCTCTTAACTCGTTCCACCTCATTAAGACAGACGGTATTTTCCAAAGTGATGAAGAAGCTGCAGCATACGTTGACAAAGATGGCAAACGCATACAACCCAATGCTAAGGCTGGTGATTTGAAGTTCATTGATGCCAACAAGGATGGGAAGATTGACGACAAAGACCGGCAATATTGTGGTAGTTCTATGCCAAAGACGACCTATGCACTCACAGCAGGATTTAATTGGAAAGGACTATCTGTAAGTGCCATGTTCCAAGGTGTGTCTGGCGCTCAGGCGCTCTTTGTAGGAAAGCACCTCACACTGAGCGACACAGAGGGTAACTTCAACCGCTGGAACAAGATATTGGATGCGTGGTCTCCTGAAAACAGGGGAAGCGATATTCCACGTATTTCAAAGAACGATCCTAACGGTAACTTCACTACTTCTTCGGACTGGTACTTGGAAGATGCATCCTACTTGCGCTTAAAGAACCTAACCATAGGATACGACTTTACAGACTTAATCCAGAAATGGGGACACCTGAACGATCGTAAAAGCTCGCTCTACGTATATTTCAGCGCAGAGAATGTTTTCACCATCACCAAGTATTCGGGCATGGACCCAGAGGTGGGTGGCTTTGACACGATGAAATATCCTCTGTCAAGAGTACTTTCATTAGGTGTAAAGATTACTTATTAA
- a CDS encoding RagB/SusD family nutrient uptake outer membrane protein, which produces MKKYISIITVVAAVTFTSCSDFLDVQPEGKPTTENYFVNDQQAIDAIDMLYGRLHQENVFGREFFWEQGGGQDVVWGRTRGYGTLATLKYSGDESPLRDTFEQFYNQMARANWVIVKLLNKEKQTKLTPVESRSLGEALFVRGMCHFYIAYRYGTDKQGVPFVRYEDFENGYDNSIPKQSATVMDDYKMIIEDMDKAIQYLPTVDQYDDNNKGRAHQAACVAYKAKTYAYWACWDKSQWKHVVACVDELENKYGRGLASTYDEVFTSDMSKFYGKEYLWGVPGYGGQTPGGIEFTGVVLENKAWGVYNGWGQNKPSYEIYEELMKDGKDNVRLKRTLLEYNQEFKFFGKTRKFFSSSDIESGFMCNKYMQAFEPEDFVKKGMVSGNENWPTTRIMFPLIRMAEMYLFRAEANIMMGNAAAAAKDINKVRNRSNLASLDHNPTMMDIYHERRCELTFEFYDALYDLKRWHKSCPELKDVTAKALTSQPRVRKYKDRSNPESSFEIVPYADNQDRITTYDDHLIVFPYPSKAITESNGQLKQNEGYN; this is translated from the coding sequence ATGAAAAAATATATTTCAATTATCACTGTTGTAGCTGCTGTGACTTTTACATCGTGCAGCGACTTTCTTGACGTACAGCCAGAGGGAAAGCCAACAACAGAAAACTACTTTGTCAATGACCAACAAGCCATTGATGCCATTGACATGTTGTACGGAAGGTTGCACCAAGAGAATGTTTTTGGTCGTGAATTCTTCTGGGAACAAGGCGGCGGTCAGGATGTTGTATGGGGACGCACACGAGGCTATGGCACGTTAGCAACCTTGAAATACAGCGGTGACGAAAGTCCATTAAGAGACACCTTTGAGCAATTTTATAACCAAATGGCAAGAGCCAACTGGGTCATTGTAAAGTTACTGAACAAGGAAAAACAAACCAAATTGACTCCAGTAGAGAGCCGCTCGTTAGGTGAAGCTTTGTTTGTACGTGGAATGTGCCACTTCTATATCGCATACCGCTATGGTACTGATAAACAGGGTGTGCCATTTGTACGCTACGAAGATTTTGAAAATGGCTATGACAATAGCATTCCAAAGCAAAGTGCAACGGTCATGGACGATTACAAGATGATTATTGAAGACATGGACAAAGCCATTCAATATCTTCCTACGGTTGACCAATACGATGATAACAATAAGGGTCGTGCACACCAAGCTGCTTGTGTAGCATACAAGGCAAAAACGTACGCATATTGGGCTTGCTGGGACAAGTCACAGTGGAAACATGTTGTTGCTTGTGTAGATGAACTGGAAAACAAATATGGACGCGGTCTTGCTTCTACCTATGATGAGGTATTTACCTCTGACATGAGCAAATTCTATGGTAAAGAATATCTATGGGGTGTGCCTGGCTATGGCGGTCAAACACCTGGTGGTATTGAATTTACAGGCGTTGTTTTGGAAAATAAAGCATGGGGTGTCTACAACGGATGGGGACAAAACAAGCCCTCATACGAGATCTACGAAGAGCTGATGAAAGACGGCAAAGACAATGTACGCTTGAAACGTACTCTGTTAGAATACAACCAAGAGTTCAAATTCTTTGGAAAAACCAGAAAATTCTTTTCTTCATCTGACATAGAATCAGGCTTTATGTGCAACAAGTACATGCAAGCATTCGAACCAGAAGACTTTGTAAAGAAAGGAATGGTGAGTGGTAACGAGAACTGGCCCACTACTCGCATCATGTTCCCGTTAATTCGTATGGCAGAAATGTATCTGTTCCGTGCAGAAGCTAACATCATGATGGGCAATGCAGCTGCCGCCGCCAAGGATATTAATAAGGTGCGCAATCGCTCAAACCTCGCCTCACTCGACCACAATCCTACAATGATGGATATCTATCACGAACGAAGATGCGAACTTACCTTTGAGTTTTACGATGCTCTCTATGACTTAAAACGCTGGCATAAGAGCTGTCCAGAGCTCAAAGACGTTACAGCCAAAGCATTGACAAGTCAACCTCGTGTTCGTAAGTACAAGGACCGTTCTAATCCTGAGTCATCCTTTGAGATTGTACCTTATGCAGATAATCAGGATAGGATTACTACTTACGACGACCACCTCATTGTGTTCCCATATCCAAGTAAGGCGATCACTGAATCGAATGGGCAACTAAAGCAAAATGAGGGATACAACTAA
- a CDS encoding alkaline phosphatase has protein sequence MKRQILLLVALLVNAYSGLFAQNTNMQTYTMEHPYKAEKLKAPKGKKVKNVILMIGDGMSLMDVYAAWVCNRGRLWLDNAQYIGLSATHCTDKLITDSGAGGTALATGHKTKYHAVGVDPEGKPLTTIIDLAKRKGKDAGIAVTCRLWDATPADFCCHNINRDNEQEIVADYPTSGIDFAFGGGAKYFTNRKDSRNIFEELKNQGYYIARTWEELEKWESGKVFCVPYEVDTPLPDERGDLLARATMKGISLMNQNKNGFFMMVEGSQLDDYGHFNQLDMLMKELHDFDRTIGEVMKWAAKDGETLVVVTADHETGGLTLHGGDLATGRIEAKFASTGHTGVMVPVYAFGPSAEEFTGFMDNTEIFWKIKKLMRL, from the coding sequence ATGAAACGTCAAATTCTGCTATTAGTAGCACTATTAGTAAACGCTTACTCGGGCTTGTTTGCACAAAATACCAACATGCAAACATACACCATGGAGCACCCATACAAGGCAGAAAAGCTCAAGGCTCCCAAAGGAAAGAAAGTAAAAAATGTTATCTTAATGATAGGCGACGGCATGTCGCTGATGGATGTCTATGCCGCTTGGGTGTGCAATCGAGGACGTTTATGGCTCGACAATGCACAATACATTGGACTGTCGGCTACCCATTGCACCGATAAGCTCATCACCGACTCGGGCGCAGGTGGCACAGCATTGGCAACAGGACACAAAACAAAATACCATGCCGTAGGGGTTGACCCAGAAGGGAAACCGCTTACAACAATCATAGATCTTGCAAAACGAAAAGGCAAAGATGCGGGGATTGCCGTGACATGCCGCTTATGGGATGCCACGCCTGCCGACTTCTGCTGCCATAACATTAACAGGGACAATGAACAAGAAATCGTAGCCGACTATCCAACCAGTGGCATTGACTTTGCTTTTGGTGGTGGAGCCAAGTATTTCACGAACAGGAAAGACAGTCGTAACATCTTCGAAGAGTTGAAAAATCAAGGCTACTACATTGCCAGAACGTGGGAGGAATTAGAAAAATGGGAAAGCGGAAAGGTTTTCTGCGTGCCTTACGAGGTGGACACTCCCCTGCCTGATGAGCGTGGTGACTTGCTTGCTCGCGCTACTATGAAAGGTATCAGCTTGATGAATCAAAACAAGAACGGATTTTTCATGATGGTTGAAGGGTCACAATTAGACGACTATGGACATTTTAATCAACTGGATATGCTCATGAAAGAACTACACGACTTTGACCGTACCATCGGTGAAGTCATGAAATGGGCTGCCAAAGATGGTGAAACGTTAGTTGTCGTAACTGCTGACCATGAAACGGGAGGTCTTACTTTGCACGGGGGTGACTTAGCAACTGGACGCATTGAAGCAAAATTTGCAAGCACTGGTCACACTGGCGTTATGGTTCCCGTATACGCTTTCGGTCCTAGTGCAGAAGAATTTACTGGATTCATGGACAATACAGAAATCTTCTGGAAGATTAAAAAACTGATGCGACTATAA
- a CDS encoding MGH1-like glycoside hydrolase domain-containing protein, translating to MLKKLYQLLLFLGIMLPLNMMAQNLISSGSPLYKLPYKNTYVMETLVAENTFRTAKVEKTQPGTFAQAKKVLPSPYWEGHNKEIEMYWKAWEIGIKNICQPLDDSGFVTSYIAPAYNGNIFMWDNAFITMFCRYGKNFFPFQKSLDNFYAKQHPDGFICREIRADGSDCFGRYDPTSTGPNILPWSEWLYYTQFGDDNRLNKVFPVLAAYYKWLKLNHTWRNGTYWSSGWGTGMDNMPRVQDGYNTIYSHGHMIWLDACLQQIMVAKILLKMGFYLERWQEIETFEDDIKHLSQYINDNMWSDKDGFLYDQYADNSLSTTQGIYAYWTLHTDVLPKERLDKLVAHLTDTTKFNRPHRVPSLSHSHPKYKANGRYWVGGVWPGTNYMIISGLVDKGYRQLAWDITMNHYNNVLEVYKKTGTFFEYYAPESNNPGFMARKDFVGWTGLPPIAELIEYIFGIRANHEQNTITLDVNLLDAYGIDKYPYGQDGVISFKVQKRNSKEEKPKVTIQTNVPFKVILLWSDKKIEQQVGVGKHSL from the coding sequence ATGCTGAAAAAACTGTATCAACTTCTTCTCTTTCTCGGTATCATGTTGCCACTGAACATGATGGCACAAAACCTAATATCGTCGGGTTCACCTCTGTACAAACTTCCTTACAAGAACACCTACGTCATGGAAACGCTGGTGGCAGAGAACACTTTCCGTACGGCTAAGGTTGAGAAAACCCAACCCGGAACCTTTGCACAAGCCAAGAAAGTGTTGCCATCCCCCTATTGGGAAGGGCACAACAAGGAAATAGAGATGTACTGGAAGGCATGGGAGATAGGAATTAAAAACATCTGTCAGCCGTTAGATGACTCTGGATTTGTAACCAGTTATATCGCTCCAGCCTACAATGGAAACATCTTTATGTGGGACAATGCCTTTATCACGATGTTCTGCCGATATGGTAAAAACTTCTTCCCATTTCAGAAAAGCTTAGACAACTTTTATGCCAAGCAACATCCCGATGGCTTTATTTGCAGAGAGATACGTGCCGATGGTAGCGATTGTTTCGGTCGATACGACCCTACCAGCACGGGGCCGAATATTCTGCCATGGTCCGAATGGCTGTATTATACCCAGTTTGGCGATGACAATCGGCTTAACAAGGTCTTCCCCGTACTGGCGGCATACTACAAATGGTTAAAGCTAAACCATACTTGGCGCAATGGTACTTACTGGTCGAGTGGCTGGGGAACGGGTATGGATAATATGCCACGAGTACAAGACGGATACAACACCATCTATAGTCATGGACACATGATATGGTTAGATGCCTGCTTGCAACAAATTATGGTGGCAAAGATTTTGTTGAAAATGGGCTTCTACTTGGAACGCTGGCAAGAGATAGAAACCTTCGAAGATGACATAAAGCACCTTTCACAATACATTAACGACAACATGTGGAGCGACAAAGATGGCTTTCTCTATGACCAATACGCAGACAACAGCCTTAGCACTACACAAGGTATCTATGCCTATTGGACGTTACACACCGACGTGTTGCCAAAAGAACGGTTGGATAAGCTGGTTGCTCACTTGACCGACACCACGAAGTTTAACCGTCCGCATCGCGTCCCTTCCCTCTCGCATAGTCATCCTAAATACAAAGCTAATGGGCGTTATTGGGTTGGAGGCGTATGGCCAGGCACCAATTACATGATTATCTCTGGACTCGTAGACAAAGGATACCGACAGTTAGCATGGGATATTACCATGAATCATTATAACAACGTGCTGGAGGTGTACAAGAAGACGGGTACTTTCTTTGAGTATTATGCACCCGAAAGTAACAATCCAGGCTTCATGGCTCGCAAGGACTTTGTGGGTTGGACGGGGCTTCCTCCCATTGCCGAACTTATAGAATACATCTTTGGCATTCGAGCTAACCATGAACAGAACACCATTACTCTGGATGTCAACCTGTTAGATGCTTATGGCATTGATAAGTATCCCTATGGTCAGGATGGAGTTATTTCCTTCAAAGTACAAAAACGCAACTCCAAAGAAGAGAAGCCTAAGGTCACGATTCAAACGAACGTTCCCTTTAAAGTTATCTTACTTTGGAGTGACAAAAAAATAGAACAACAGGTCGGGGTTGGTAAACATTCCCTCTAA
- a CDS encoding ROK family protein: MYQTTTTCIAIDLGGTNLRAARVRNGQIEASLQEPCLANGTQNEVLEQIAQMITRLNHSSVERIGIAVPSIVDYKKGIVYHVQNIPSWTEVHLKEILEQRFNLETRVDNDVNCFVAAENVLGAGQPFRDFVGITLGTGIGAGVVINNEVYRGVHTGAGEIGCIPYLDSIYEDYTSSQLFNKWHTTGQQEALKAAQGDQAAIEKWQELGFHLGKLLQVILYAYNPEAIIIGGGISLSHPLFEQSMYESMHEKFLFPKEAEGVQVIFSKLKDSNILGAAQL, translated from the coding sequence ATGTATCAAACAACGACAACATGTATAGCCATCGACCTTGGTGGCACCAATCTTAGAGCTGCGAGAGTAAGAAATGGGCAAATTGAAGCTTCCTTGCAAGAGCCATGTCTTGCCAATGGAACTCAAAATGAAGTGTTAGAGCAAATCGCACAAATGATAACACGGCTCAACCATTCATCAGTTGAACGCATAGGCATAGCAGTACCCTCCATTGTAGACTACAAGAAGGGCATTGTTTACCACGTACAAAACATACCCTCGTGGACAGAGGTACATCTAAAGGAAATTCTTGAACAACGCTTTAACTTGGAAACAAGAGTGGACAATGACGTGAATTGCTTTGTTGCCGCAGAGAATGTGTTGGGAGCAGGACAACCTTTCAGAGATTTTGTAGGCATCACTTTGGGAACAGGTATCGGTGCCGGCGTCGTTATCAATAATGAGGTGTACCGAGGAGTTCATACTGGTGCTGGCGAAATTGGCTGTATTCCTTATTTGGATAGCATCTACGAAGACTACACCAGCAGTCAGTTGTTCAACAAATGGCATACAACGGGGCAGCAAGAAGCCTTGAAAGCCGCACAAGGAGACCAAGCAGCAATCGAAAAATGGCAAGAATTAGGCTTCCATTTAGGAAAGTTATTGCAAGTTATTCTGTACGCATACAATCCTGAAGCCATCATCATCGGAGGCGGAATCTCTTTGTCGCACCCTCTCTTTGAGCAATCAATGTATGAGTCAATGCACGAAAAATTCTTGTTCCCGAAAGAAGCCGAAGGCGTTCAAGTCATCTTTTCTAAGCTTAAAGACAGTAATATTTTAGGTGCTGCCCAATTATAA
- a CDS encoding metallophosphoesterase has translation MKKSLFLSLLLTFLTTFNVWSQHTFRFHDGKFRIAQFTDIHWDAKSANCKQTSAIIQKVIQTEQPDIAILTGDIVTEQPAAEGWKSIIQIFENSHLPFVVVMGNHDAEVMSKKEIYQQLTASPYYAGCIGATNITGYGNCSIPIYSSNKNSNQPAALIYCIDSNDYPPIKEYGAYDWIHFDQIQWYQTESKKYTQVNSNKPLPALAFFHIPLVEFKHVVTRNDYLGNYGDGEVCSSNINSGMFASFVDMKDVMGVFCGHDHENDFIGMEYDIALGYGRVSGLDAYGKVDRGGRIIELYEGQRKFDTWVRTANKKEDTFYYPSALTSKDERTMNYLPAKPVKPSKQGVAYTYFEGKIKHTKDIHTLKKVESGTMKNFSISNAKQNDHFAYIFRAFIQIKERGIYRFYTYSDDGSKLLIDNQLVVDNDGGHSARRAEGKVALEPGFHEIEVRYFEDYMGQTLEVGYSARNVTEQSIPSELLYLPK, from the coding sequence ATGAAAAAGTCACTTTTCTTGTCATTGCTACTGACATTCCTAACCACCTTTAATGTATGGAGTCAGCACACGTTCCGTTTTCATGACGGAAAGTTTAGGATAGCTCAATTTACAGACATTCATTGGGATGCGAAATCTGCTAATTGCAAGCAAACTTCAGCAATCATTCAGAAGGTCATACAAACTGAACAGCCCGATATCGCCATTCTTACAGGCGACATTGTAACCGAACAACCTGCCGCAGAAGGTTGGAAATCAATCATTCAAATCTTTGAAAATTCACATCTGCCTTTTGTGGTTGTAATGGGAAATCATGATGCCGAGGTGATGAGTAAAAAAGAAATATACCAACAGCTTACAGCCTCTCCGTATTACGCAGGATGTATAGGTGCAACCAACATCACGGGGTATGGCAACTGTTCTATTCCTATTTATTCTTCAAATAAGAACAGCAACCAACCAGCAGCCTTGATTTATTGCATTGACTCCAACGACTATCCGCCAATCAAAGAGTATGGTGCATACGATTGGATACACTTTGACCAGATACAATGGTATCAGACAGAAAGTAAGAAATATACCCAGGTCAACAGTAACAAACCACTCCCAGCACTTGCTTTCTTCCACATACCGCTGGTTGAGTTCAAGCATGTAGTGACTCGCAACGACTACTTAGGGAACTACGGCGATGGTGAGGTTTGTTCATCTAATATCAATTCGGGCATGTTTGCTTCCTTCGTCGACATGAAAGATGTAATGGGCGTGTTTTGTGGACACGACCACGAGAACGATTTCATCGGCATGGAATACGATATTGCCTTAGGTTATGGTCGTGTGAGTGGTCTTGATGCGTATGGAAAAGTAGACCGTGGCGGTAGAATCATCGAGCTATACGAAGGTCAGCGCAAATTTGACACATGGGTACGGACAGCCAACAAGAAAGAGGACACTTTCTACTATCCGTCTGCACTCACATCGAAAGATGAACGAACGATGAACTATCTGCCTGCAAAACCTGTCAAGCCATCCAAGCAGGGGGTAGCATACACCTATTTTGAAGGTAAGATTAAGCACACCAAAGACATTCACACGTTGAAAAAGGTAGAGAGTGGAACAATGAAGAACTTCTCTATCAGCAACGCAAAGCAAAACGATCATTTTGCTTATATCTTCCGAGCATTCATCCAAATAAAAGAACGTGGGATATATCGCTTCTACACCTACTCAGACGACGGTAGCAAATTATTGATTGACAACCAATTGGTTGTTGACAATGATGGTGGACACAGTGCACGAAGAGCTGAAGGAAAAGTGGCGCTCGAGCCAGGCTTTCATGAAATTGAGGTTCGATACTTTGAAGACTATATGGGACAAACTTTAGAAGTAGGTTATTCGGCAAGAAACGTTACAGAACAAAGCATACCGAGCGAACTATTATATTTGCCGAAGTAA